One Salvia splendens isolate huo1 chromosome 1, SspV2, whole genome shotgun sequence genomic window, ACTCGaagtacttttctttcattctatcttctaactcccacgtggcttcctcgggaccacggtgtttccacaacaccttcacggatgctatcgacttgtttcgcaactcttgcaccttccgatctaggattgcctcgggcctttcctcgtagctcatgtcgggcacttcctcttgatgaatcacatgcttggggtcgaacacgtacttgcgcaactgcgatacatggaacacgttgtggacgttcccaaaactgggaggtaacgccaaacgatacgctacaggacctacttcatcgataatctcgtacggtcctacaaaacgtggtttcagcttgcccttcactccacccctcacaactcctctagtcggggatactttcaagaacactttgtcaccaacatcgaatttgatctcCGTTCGGAgcacatcagcatacgacttctgcctatcttgagcttccttgatccttgcgcggatttaatgcacaatttcggtcatttcctttatagcggttggtcctaacatcttcctctcgccaatttcatcccaataaagtggggattgacacttcctgccatacaaggcttcatacggagccatatcgatcgtcgcttggtagctattgttgtaggcgaactcaacCAACAGTAGAatagtttcccaactttcccctcgatctaagacaacggctcgtatcatatcctcaagcgtttgaatcgtcctctctgactgcccgtccgattgcgggtgataagaaGTGCCGAAGTTCAATTGcgtgcccaattctcgttgcaaactcatccaaaactttgatgtgaacttcgtatcgcagtcggacacaatggtctttggcaccccatgcaaacgcacaatctcattcacgtagagctttgctaacttgtccgcgccataagtaattcgaattggtaaaaagttCACGTTTttagttagtcgatcgatgatcacccaaatcgcagcaTTTCCCTTTTGTGACGTTGGCAAACCCTtcacgaagtccatggctatcgctcccacttccatttgggaatttcaagcggttgcaatttcccatatggccgttggtgtaaggccttcacttattgacatgctagacatcgctccacatacgacgctacgtctcctttcattccattccaccaaacacgtcgcttcaaatctcgatacattttcgtacttccgaggtgagcagtgtaaggcgtgtcgtgcgcttcactcaaaatctcatcttttagcgcctcatcgctcggcacacacaatcgtccatcgtacgtcaaagcattatccgcctcctcacggtaattatcgagcttctcggctctcacctttacacgtaattcttccaacttcttaTCACGTCGATCACTAGCGTCGCTAAACTTCCTCCTACTATCTCAGGcgcttttactatttccaatcttATTCTGtagaattcgcgaatcaacgcttcctcttgcttTAGGAAAAGCtaattgaggttggttcttccgactcaaagcatcggcgactacgttcgccttgcccggatgatagtgaataccaaagtcataatctttcacgatctctaaccaatgtcgctgtcgcatgtttagctccttctgctcgaagaagtatttgagactcttgtgatccgtatatatctcacatctcactccatagagatggtgtctccaaattttcagtgcatgcaccactgctgctaactccaaatcatgagtcggaaaattcaatccattcggtctcaactgtcgggaagcatatgctatcaccttcccatcttgcatcaacacacaacCAAGTCCTACCTTTGATGCATcggtatagacggcgaagtccttgtcggctgTCGGTACGACTAGAACAGGTGCTGTTGTAAATTTCTCTTTCAAAAGTTGGAAACTCGGCtcgcactccggcgtccaaaccactttgactcctttcttcaacagttgTGTCTGGTCTCgtgattttagagaatccctcgatgaagcgtcgatagtatcccgccaatcccaagaaactgcgaatTTCACTCGgtgttttcggcgatttccaattttgtacagcctcgacctttgctgggtctacttgaatcccgtttgccgtcacaatatgaccaagaaagttcactcgagtcaaccaaaactcacacttactaaactacaattaacatggtgcaaccttcacatcacaaaatccaagatccgtcacttaattgaggcccacaatagggatacccccgcgatgaacgatccctcccggatcaagttcctcgatgaagccttccttctcccggttggggagcccacatgagacattcattgagcaagtgctcggctcgttcgcactagagtcatcccgatcgaatgacaccgtggcgacattgtctttcaaacgcaaattgtcgatgtgttgagctttggagtgcatgtctcccttttttttttttatcgaaacTCAAATTTCCACTGAAACGATTCGTAAGCACCAAATTTACACAATCGGAAGCACCAGCTGAAATTTAAATCAAATCAACACCAGAAGATCACCAGTTCTCGGAGGTACGAAACCCTAGGTACCACAAACGCACAAATTCAAGAGCTCGTGAACTTCGTCACCGCCTTCGTCCCCTCCGACACGGCGTGCTTCGCCAACTCACCGGGAAGCACCAATCGCACGGCGGTCTGGATCTCCCGCGATGTGATCGTAGGCTTCTTATTGTAGCGCGCGAGCCTCGACGACTCCTGCGCCAATTTCTCGAAAATGTCGTTGATGAAGCTGTTCATGATCCCCATCGCCTTGCTGGAGATCCCGATATCGGGGTGGACCTGCTTCAGCACCTTGAAGATGTAGATCTTGTAGGTCTCCACGCTCTTCttgttcctcttcttcttcttgtctcCGGCGGCGGGGCCGGCCTCCTTCGGGAGCTTTTTCCCGGCCTTCGGCTTCTTCTCGGTAGGGGATTTCTCGGCGGCGGGCTTCTTCTCGGCGGGTTTCTTCTCTCCTTTGGCTGCCATTGTTTGTGGGAAAAAGGGAGAGTGGGATTGAATGAAATCTGTGGAGTGTGGAATTTGCGAGATGTAGTGCATGtctcccttttttttttttttttttttttttttttttttttttattttttttatttttttttttattttttttttttttttttttttgtagtgcatgtctcccttatgtgccttgcctttcctcttcctcgacaccaattggaatccatcctcgtccatgcttggttgactcccaaggggcgctcgaggagccaacggatcgACGTTCATTGTACCCTCCTTGTTCTTCTCTTGGTTgccactatctttttccttgttcGT contains:
- the LOC121745539 gene encoding probable histone H2B.1 → MAAKGEKKPAEKKPAAEKSPTEKKPKAGKKLPKEAGPAAGDKKKKRNKKSVETYKIYIFKVLKQVHPDIGISSKAMGIMNSFINDIFEKLAQESSRLARYNKKPTITSREIQTAVRLVLPGELAKHAVSEGTKAVTKFTSS